In Brucella melitensis bv. 1 str. 16M, a genomic segment contains:
- the rpoZ gene encoding DNA-directed RNA polymerase subunit omega — MARVTVEDCVDKVENRFELVLLAGHRARQISQGAPITVDRDNDKNPVVALREIADETLSPDDLKEDLIHSLQKHVEVDEPEAAPAQIANAAEEIAEGIAEAGEEDVVTFDRMSEEELLAGIEGLVAPEKNDGF; from the coding sequence ATGGCCCGCGTTACCGTTGAGGACTGCGTAGACAAGGTCGAGAACCGTTTTGAATTGGTTCTGCTGGCTGGTCACCGTGCCCGCCAGATTTCCCAGGGTGCACCGATCACGGTTGACCGCGACAACGACAAGAATCCTGTTGTTGCCCTGCGCGAGATTGCCGATGAGACCCTCTCGCCGGATGATCTGAAGGAAGACCTGATCCATTCGCTGCAAAAGCATGTTGAAGTGGATGAGCCTGAAGCCGCTCCGGCCCAGATTGCCAATGCAGCGGAAGAAATTGCCGAAGGCATTGCTGAGGCTGGCGAGGAAGATGTGGTGACTTTCGACCGTATGTCGGAAGAAGAACTGCTGGCTGGCATTGAAGGCCTTGTCGCGCCGGAAAAGAACGACGGCTTCTGA
- the pyrE gene encoding orotate phosphoribosyltransferase has translation MNTDDVLAVFREAGAILEGHFILTSGLRSPVFLQKARVFMHADKTEKLCKALAEKIRAADLGPIDYVVGPAIGGLIPSYETSRHLGVPSVWVERENGVFRLRRFDVPKGARVVIVEDIVTTGLSIRETIDCMKDLGIEVVAAACIVDRSAGKADVGTRLISLAEYEVPAYPADKLPPELAAIPAVKPGSRNI, from the coding sequence ATGAATACTGACGATGTGCTCGCCGTCTTCCGCGAAGCGGGAGCGATCCTTGAAGGCCATTTTATCCTCACCTCCGGCCTGCGCAGCCCCGTTTTTCTACAGAAGGCGCGCGTGTTCATGCATGCCGACAAGACGGAAAAACTATGCAAGGCGCTTGCCGAAAAGATCAGGGCGGCCGATCTCGGCCCCATCGATTATGTGGTCGGGCCGGCCATCGGCGGCCTGATCCCGTCTTACGAGACGTCCCGCCATCTGGGGGTTCCTTCGGTCTGGGTCGAACGCGAGAATGGCGTATTCCGCCTGCGTCGTTTCGACGTGCCGAAGGGCGCGCGCGTCGTCATCGTGGAAGATATCGTCACCACGGGCCTTTCCATCCGCGAAACCATCGACTGCATGAAGGATCTTGGCATCGAGGTTGTCGCCGCAGCCTGTATCGTGGATCGCTCGGCGGGCAAGGCGGATGTTGGTACCCGGCTGATTTCGCTGGCGGAATATGAAGTTCCAGCCTATCCGGCAGATAAGCTGCCGCCGGAACTGGCAGCCATTCCGGCCGTCAAGCCCGGCAGCCGCAATATCTGA
- the smpB gene encoding SsrA-binding protein SmpB: MNKPKNSPARKMIAENRKARFNFEILDTLEAGLVLTGTEVKSLRANQANIAESYASFEDGEFWLINSYIPEYTQGNRFNHEPRRLRKLLVSRREMSRLFNSVSREGMTVVPLKLYFNDRGRAKLELALARGKKTHDKRETEKKRDWNREKARLLRDRG; the protein is encoded by the coding sequence ATGAACAAGCCCAAGAATTCTCCCGCGCGCAAAATGATTGCCGAAAATCGCAAGGCGCGCTTCAATTTCGAGATACTCGACACACTCGAAGCCGGTCTGGTACTGACGGGCACCGAGGTTAAATCCTTGCGCGCCAATCAGGCCAATATTGCCGAGAGCTATGCAAGCTTCGAGGATGGCGAGTTCTGGCTGATTAATTCCTATATTCCGGAATATACGCAGGGCAACCGCTTCAACCACGAGCCGCGGCGCCTGCGCAAATTGCTGGTGAGCAGGCGGGAAATGTCGCGCCTGTTCAATTCGGTCTCGCGCGAGGGCATGACGGTTGTTCCATTGAAGCTCTATTTCAACGATCGTGGCCGGGCAAAGCTCGAACTGGCGCTTGCCCGAGGCAAGAAAACCCACGACAAGCGCGAAACGGAAAAGAAGCGCGACTGGAACCGCGAAAAAGCGCGTCTGTTGCGCGACCGGGGATGA
- a CDS encoding RelA/SpoT family protein, whose protein sequence is MMRQYELVERVQRYKPDVNEALLNKAYVYAMQKHRSQKRASGDPYFSHPLEVAAILTDMHLDEATIAIALLHDTIEDTTATRQEIDQLFGPEIGKLVEGLTKLKKLDLVSKKAVQAENLRKLLLAISEDVRVLLVKLADRLHNMRTLGVMREDKRLRIAEETMDIYAPLAGRMGMQDMREELEELAFRYINPDAWRAVTDRLAELLEKNRGLLQKIETDLSEIFEKNGIKASVKSRQKKPWSVFRKMESKGLSFEQLSDIFGFRVMVDTVQDCYRALGLIHTTWSMVPGRFKDYISTPKQNDYRSIHTTIIGPSRQRIELQIRTREMDEIAEFGVAAHSIYKDRGSANNPHKISTETNAYAWLRQTIEQLSEGDNPEEFLEHTKLELFQDQVFCFTPKGRLIALPRGATPIDFAYAVHTDIGDSCVGAKVNGRIMPLMTELKNGDEVDIIRSKAQVPPAAWESLVATGKARAAIRRATRSAVRKQYSGLGMRILERAFERAGKPFSKDILKPGLPRLARKDVEDVLAAVGRGELPSTDVVKAVYPDYQDTRVTTQNNPAKAGEKGWFNIQNAAGMIFKVPEGGEGAAAKVDPAATTPKPGKRALPIRGTNPDLPVRFAPEGAVPGDRIVGILQPGAGITIYPIQSPALTAYDDQPERWIDVRWDIDDQMSERFPARISVSAINSPGSLAEIAQIAAANDANIHNLSMVRTAPDFTEMIIDVEVWDLKHLNRIISQLKESASVSSAKRVNG, encoded by the coding sequence ATGATGCGCCAATATGAGCTTGTGGAGCGTGTGCAGCGATACAAGCCTGATGTGAACGAGGCGCTTCTTAACAAGGCATATGTTTATGCCATGCAGAAACACCGCAGTCAGAAGCGGGCTTCCGGCGATCCCTATTTCTCCCATCCGCTGGAAGTGGCGGCTATTCTAACAGATATGCATTTGGACGAGGCGACAATCGCCATCGCGCTTCTGCACGACACGATCGAGGATACCACGGCCACCCGGCAGGAAATCGACCAGCTTTTCGGGCCGGAAATCGGCAAGCTTGTCGAGGGGCTGACCAAGCTCAAGAAACTCGATCTCGTTTCCAAGAAGGCTGTCCAGGCGGAAAACCTGCGTAAACTTCTGCTGGCGATTTCAGAGGACGTGCGCGTTCTTCTGGTAAAGCTTGCCGACCGTCTCCACAATATGCGTACGCTCGGCGTGATGCGCGAAGACAAGCGCCTGCGTATTGCCGAGGAGACCATGGATATTTATGCGCCGCTCGCTGGCCGCATGGGTATGCAGGATATGCGTGAGGAGCTGGAGGAGCTGGCTTTCCGCTATATCAATCCCGATGCATGGCGAGCCGTCACCGACAGGCTTGCCGAGCTTCTGGAAAAGAACCGCGGTCTTTTGCAGAAGATCGAAACGGATCTCTCTGAAATTTTCGAGAAGAACGGCATCAAGGCCAGCGTGAAAAGCCGCCAGAAGAAGCCATGGTCGGTTTTCCGCAAGATGGAGAGCAAGGGCCTTTCCTTCGAGCAGCTTTCCGACATTTTCGGCTTCCGCGTCATGGTCGATACGGTGCAGGATTGCTATCGTGCGCTTGGCCTGATCCACACCACATGGTCCATGGTTCCGGGACGGTTCAAGGATTATATCTCGACGCCGAAGCAGAACGATTATCGCTCCATCCATACCACCATCATCGGCCCGTCGCGCCAGCGTATCGAATTGCAGATTCGCACGCGCGAAATGGATGAGATCGCTGAATTCGGCGTGGCGGCCCACTCCATTTACAAGGATCGTGGCAGCGCCAACAACCCGCACAAGATTTCGACCGAGACCAACGCCTATGCATGGCTGCGCCAGACCATCGAGCAATTGTCTGAGGGCGACAATCCTGAAGAATTTCTGGAACACACCAAGCTTGAACTGTTTCAAGATCAGGTCTTCTGCTTCACGCCGAAAGGCAGGCTGATCGCGCTGCCGCGCGGCGCGACGCCTATTGATTTTGCCTATGCCGTTCACACCGATATTGGCGACAGCTGCGTGGGCGCGAAAGTCAATGGCCGCATCATGCCCTTGATGACGGAACTCAAGAATGGCGACGAAGTGGATATTATCCGCTCCAAGGCGCAGGTTCCGCCCGCCGCCTGGGAATCGCTGGTTGCAACCGGCAAGGCGCGCGCGGCCATCCGCCGCGCCACACGCTCTGCCGTGCGCAAGCAATATTCCGGCCTCGGGATGCGAATTCTGGAGCGTGCCTTTGAGCGCGCGGGCAAACCGTTCAGCAAGGACATTTTGAAGCCTGGCCTGCCGCGTCTGGCGCGCAAGGATGTGGAAGACGTGCTTGCAGCCGTCGGGCGTGGGGAACTGCCCTCGACCGATGTGGTGAAGGCCGTCTATCCCGATTATCAGGACACTCGCGTCACCACGCAGAACAATCCTGCCAAGGCTGGCGAGAAGGGCTGGTTCAATATCCAGAACGCCGCTGGCATGATCTTCAAGGTGCCGGAAGGAGGCGAGGGTGCTGCTGCCAAGGTTGATCCGGCGGCAACGACGCCGAAGCCCGGCAAGCGCGCACTGCCCATTCGCGGAACCAATCCGGACCTGCCTGTGCGTTTTGCGCCGGAAGGGGCCGTGCCGGGCGACCGCATCGTGGGCATCTTGCAGCCCGGCGCAGGCATCACGATCTATCCCATCCAGTCGCCCGCACTGACGGCCTATGACGATCAGCCGGAGCGCTGGATCGACGTGCGCTGGGATATCGATGACCAGATGAGCGAGCGTTTCCCCGCGCGCATCAGCGTATCGGCAATCAACTCGCCCGGCTCTTTGGCGGAAATTGCCCAGATTGCGGCGGCAAATGATGCCAATATCCACAATCTCTCCATGGTGCGCACGGCGCCCGATTTTACGGAAATGATTATCGATGTAGAGGTCTGGGACCTCAAGCATCTCAATCGCATCATCTCTCAATTGAAAGAAAGCGCGAGCGTCAGCAGCGCAAAGCGTGTGAACGGATAG
- the dapA gene encoding 4-hydroxy-tetrahydrodipicolinate synthase, which produces MLKGSITALVTPFDREGAFDEKAFRAFVNWQIEEGTKGLVPVGTTGETPTLSHDEHKRVIEVCIEVAAGRVPVIAGAGSNNTVEAIELAQHAEKAGADAVLVVTPYYNKPNQRGLYEHFSRVARSISIPLVIYNIPGRSIIDMTPETMGALVRDCKNIVGVKDATGKIERVSEQRAICGKEFIQLSGEDATALGFNAHGGVGCISVTSNIAPRLCAEFQEACQAGNFAKALELQDRLMPLHKALFLEPNPSGPKYALSRLGRIENVLRSPMVTIEAATAEKIDHAMKHAVLIN; this is translated from the coding sequence ATGCTGAAGGGCTCAATTACCGCACTTGTCACGCCGTTCGACCGTGAAGGGGCGTTCGACGAAAAAGCCTTTCGTGCTTTCGTCAACTGGCAGATCGAAGAGGGGACGAAAGGTCTCGTTCCGGTTGGCACGACCGGCGAAACGCCGACCCTTTCCCATGATGAACATAAGCGTGTGATCGAAGTCTGCATTGAAGTCGCCGCTGGCCGTGTGCCAGTGATTGCGGGTGCCGGCTCGAACAATACGGTGGAAGCGATCGAACTGGCGCAGCACGCCGAAAAAGCGGGCGCGGATGCGGTTCTGGTTGTCACACCTTATTACAACAAGCCGAATCAGCGTGGCCTCTACGAGCATTTTTCGCGCGTTGCCCGCTCTATCTCGATCCCGCTGGTGATCTATAACATTCCGGGCCGGTCCATTATCGACATGACGCCGGAAACCATGGGCGCTCTCGTTCGCGACTGTAAGAATATTGTCGGCGTCAAGGATGCGACCGGCAAGATCGAGCGTGTTTCCGAACAGCGCGCGATCTGTGGCAAGGAGTTCATCCAGCTTTCCGGTGAAGACGCCACGGCGCTTGGCTTCAATGCTCATGGCGGGGTGGGGTGCATTTCGGTAACGTCCAACATTGCGCCGCGTCTTTGCGCGGAATTTCAGGAAGCCTGCCAGGCTGGTAATTTCGCCAAGGCGCTGGAATTGCAGGACCGTTTGATGCCGCTGCACAAGGCGCTGTTCCTGGAACCCAATCCTTCCGGCCCGAAATATGCGCTTTCGCGCCTGGGTCGTATTGAAAATGTTCTGCGTTCACCAATGGTTACGATCGAAGCGGCGACGGCGGAAAAGATCGACCATGCCATGAAGCACGCGGTCCTCATCAACTGA
- a CDS encoding NYN domain-containing protein, whose protein sequence is MFDSREKIALFIDGANLYAASKTLGFDIDYRKLLKAFQKRGYLLRAYYYTALVEDQEYSSIRPLIDWLDYNGYKVVTKAAREFTDSTGRRKVKGNMDIELTVDAMQLTDTVDHFVIFSGYGDFRSLVEALQRKGRKVSVVSTLTTQPAMISDELRRQADHFIDLVSLKAEIGRDPSERAPRRQEEDFDESY, encoded by the coding sequence ATGTTCGATTCTCGTGAAAAAATTGCGCTTTTCATAGACGGCGCCAATTTATATGCAGCTTCAAAAACACTCGGTTTCGACATCGATTACCGCAAGCTTTTGAAGGCGTTCCAGAAGCGTGGTTATCTGCTGCGTGCCTATTATTACACGGCATTGGTGGAAGATCAGGAATATTCATCCATCCGCCCGCTCATCGACTGGCTGGATTATAACGGCTACAAGGTCGTGACCAAGGCCGCCAGGGAGTTCACCGATTCCACAGGCCGCCGCAAGGTCAAGGGCAATATGGACATCGAGCTGACCGTCGATGCCATGCAGCTGACCGATACCGTCGATCATTTCGTCATTTTCTCCGGCTACGGCGATTTCCGCTCGCTCGTCGAAGCTCTCCAGCGCAAGGGCCGCAAGGTGTCTGTCGTCTCCACGCTCACCACGCAGCCCGCCATGATTTCGGATGAACTGCGCCGCCAGGCCGATCATTTCATCGATCTGGTTTCGCTGAAGGCTGAAATAGGCCGCGATCCTTCCGAACGTGCCCCGCGCCGTCAGGAAGAGGATTTCGACGAGAGCTATTGA
- a CDS encoding uracil-DNA glycosylase — protein sequence MISEPSPNCSICPRLHAFLQEWRQKEPAWHNAPVPPFLPGSDEDVRLLIVGLAPGLRGANRTGRPFTGDYAGELLYSTLCEFGFATGKFEARPDDSLRLLDACIVNAVRCVPPENKPVGSEINNCRQFLTPMLTRFPNLDAVVTLGTIAHQSTVRALGVPVSRHPFGHGKATDIGPLRIFSSYHCSRYNTNTGVLTDAMFRDVFKNVRAYLSEKAAGSARLSV from the coding sequence ATGATTTCCGAACCTTCGCCAAATTGCTCAATCTGCCCGCGGCTCCATGCCTTCTTACAGGAATGGCGACAAAAGGAGCCTGCGTGGCATAACGCGCCCGTCCCCCCTTTCCTTCCCGGGAGCGATGAAGACGTTCGGCTTCTGATCGTAGGGCTTGCCCCCGGCCTTCGCGGAGCCAACCGCACGGGACGGCCCTTTACCGGCGATTATGCCGGGGAACTTCTTTACAGTACGCTTTGCGAATTCGGCTTCGCGACGGGAAAATTCGAGGCGCGCCCGGATGACAGCCTGCGGCTTCTCGATGCCTGCATCGTCAATGCGGTTCGCTGCGTGCCGCCGGAAAACAAGCCTGTCGGCAGCGAAATCAACAATTGCCGGCAATTCCTGACACCGATGCTGACGCGCTTTCCCAATCTCGATGCAGTGGTCACACTGGGGACCATCGCCCATCAATCAACAGTGCGCGCCTTAGGCGTTCCGGTTTCGCGCCACCCGTTCGGCCATGGCAAGGCCACCGATATCGGGCCATTGCGGATTTTTTCCAGCTATCATTGCTCGCGCTACAACACGAATACGGGCGTGCTGACCGATGCGATGTTCCGCGATGTTTTCAAAAATGTACGCGCTTATCTAAGCGAGAAAGCAGCCGGAAGCGCACGTCTGTCTGTCTGA